The following proteins are encoded in a genomic region of Alnus glutinosa chromosome 8, dhAlnGlut1.1, whole genome shotgun sequence:
- the LOC133875889 gene encoding metal tolerance protein 9-like, which translates to MEKESTGIISDATPEYCRREPLLPPEAETAKASSWRLNVNEFRLLQQSADDNRDDDHAPSTFRRLLRSTRKPTKVTEYYRKQKKLIEGFNEMEAMDEAGGFPGSLTEDEMKQLARSERMAVHASNIANLVLFGAKVFASIESRSLAVIASTMDSLLDLLSGFILWFTSNAMRYPNQYNYPIGKKRMQPVGIIVFASVMATLGLQILLESARQLMDKSHTKMDSEEEKWVIGIMVSVTVVKFVLMVYCRRFTNEIVRAYAQDHFFDVITNSIGLAAAVLAVRYYWWIDPTGAIIIALYTINTWAKTVIENVRSLIGRTAPPEFLAKLTYLIWNHHEEIKNIDTVRAYTFGSHYFVEVDIVLPEDMYLHKAHNIGETLQEKLEQLPEVERAFVHIDFEFTHRPEHKAKV; encoded by the exons ATGGAAAAGGAGAGTACTGGGATTATATCCGATGCAACGCCTGAATATTGCAGAAGGGAGCCTCTACTGCCGCCGGAAGCCGAGACGGCCAAAGCGTCGTCGTGGAGACTCAATGTCAACGAGTTCCGTCTGCTCCAGCAAAGCGCAGATGATAATCGTGATGACGATCACGCTCCCTCCACTTTCCGCCGCCTCCTTCGCTCTACCA GGAAACCAACCAAGGTTACAGAATATTATAGGAAACAGAAAAAGCTCATTGAAGGGTTTAATGAGATGGAGGCCATGGATGAAGCAGGTGGTTTTCCTGGAAGTCTCACAGAG GATGAAATGAAGCAGCTTGCCAGGAGCGAGAGGATGGCAGTTCATGCATCGAACATAGCTAACTTGGTGCTTTTTGGAGCAAAGGTTTTCGCTTCTATTGAGAGCAGATCATTAGCAGTTATTGCCTCAACCATGGATTCCCTCTTGGATCTCTTGTCAGGGTTTATTTTATGGTTCACGTCAAATGCAATGAGGTACCCCAACCAGTATAACTATCCAATTGGAAAGAAGCGGATGCAACCAGTG GGCATCATTGTTTTTGCATCAGTAATGGCAACTCTCGGATTACAAATATTGCTCGAGTCTGCTCGACAACTCATGGATAAG tcCCACACTAAAATGGATTCTGAAGAGGAGAAATGGGTAATTGGGATTATGGTTTCTGTCACAGTAGTGAAGTTTGTGCTCATGGTTTACTGTCGAAGGTTTACAAACGAAATTGTTAGAGCATATGCACAAGATCATTTTTTTGACGTTATTACAAATTCAATTGGTTTAGCAGCAGCTGTCCTAGCTGTCAGATATTACTGGTGGATTGATCCTACTGGAGCTATTATA ATAGCCTTATATACAATTAATACATGGGCAAAGACAGTCATTGAGAATGTACGATCCCTAATTGGAAGAACAGCACCACCCGAGTTCTTGGCGAAGCTAACATATCTGATATGGAACCACCACGAAGAGATCAAGAACATTGACACAGTTAGAGCATACACCTTCGGTTCTCATTACTTTGTGGAGGTTGACATAGTCTTGCCAGAAGACATGTATCTGCACAAAGCACATAATATTGGTGAGACACTTCAAGAGAAGCTTGAGCAACTCCCTGAAGTTGAACGAGCTTTCGTGCATATAGATTTTGAGTTTACTCACAGGCCTGAACACAAGGCCAAGGTATGA